The Pelotomaculum isophthalicicum JI genome has a window encoding:
- a CDS encoding ferritin-like domain-containing protein: MADIHNKGNVNKDEHEQINTNAVNFNCPACGPGTNPLQTPYPGYPCINYKYYPTYMYVPGYAYPEALRLIVESVSGEREDELFYNYMISIAPPEQKEIIASIRDDEIKHNKMLREIYWELTGQEISAVKNGAFQPPDSYCNGITKALFGELAAVERYRKILFGLEFLPYRNMITEIYTDELKHGSKWNYLFTVNCSLCKR; this comes from the coding sequence ATGGCCGATATTCACAACAAAGGAAATGTGAATAAAGATGAGCACGAACAAATCAACACAAACGCTGTAAATTTTAATTGTCCTGCCTGTGGTCCAGGAACCAATCCATTACAAACACCGTATCCGGGTTATCCATGCATTAATTATAAATATTATCCAACATACATGTATGTGCCGGGATATGCCTATCCGGAGGCTCTAAGGCTAATCGTCGAATCTGTGAGCGGTGAGAGGGAAGATGAATTATTCTATAATTACATGATTAGCATTGCCCCGCCTGAGCAAAAAGAAATTATAGCATCCATTCGCGATGATGAGATCAAGCATAACAAAATGCTGAGAGAGATCTATTGGGAACTGACCGGGCAGGAGATATCCGCGGTCAAGAACGGTGCTTTCCAGCCTCCTGACAGTTATTGTAACGGAATAACCAAAGCCCTGTTCGGAGAATTAGCCGCGGTTGAAAGATATCGCAAAATCTTATTCGGCCTTGAATTCCTACCATATAGAAATATGATTACTGAAATTTATACTGACGAGTTAAAACACGGGTCTAAATGGAATTACCTGTTTACTGTAAACTGTAGCCTCTGCAAGCGTTAA